The Bacteroidia bacterium genome window below encodes:
- a CDS encoding tetratricopeptide repeat protein, with the protein MKLPIFCILTFSILSIFAQSWQSAYDSCLKYQEKRQYKKAVEWGDKVLELYEKQVQVKDTNYSNILNAQFENCYYAGLYKQGEFYAKKDSAWTKEKDKVRYGYSCNNLALLYKGQGKYTEAEVLYKEAKEIFAKVLGKEHLDYAISCNNLAGLYTDQGKYAEAELLFKEAKEIRAKVLGKEHPDYANSCNNLATLYLNQGKHVEAELLFKEAKEIRAKVLGKENPNYAQSCNNLALLYRVQGKYAESELLYKEAREIRAKVLGKEHPDYAQSCNGLATLYYAQGKYAEAEVLYKESKEIRAKVLGKEHTDYISSCNNLALLYKDQGKYADAEPLFKEAKEICARVLGKEHPLYATYSSNLAGLYYAQDKYTDAEPLYKEAKEICIKVLGKEHPLYANSCNNLAALYQVQGKYVDSELLFKEAKEIRAKVLGKEHPDYANSCNNLASLYQTRNQYEIAEALFLEAIQIKLKEIESNFKILSEEEKEKYIQANINRYLNSFQNFALKRYAQNPVITQESYNLILQTKGLILQSTEKIKNRILNSKDEELKKLYVEWKLTKDKYAKAQNLTYNERKQKKINLDSLAQQANELEKQLALKSEDFAYTFVPKPITWKDIQNKLTKNQAAIEIVQVEANKDSVVYFGLLITKWSKYPELILLPYGNMLEKQFFINYYRSTRHKILDPYSYNAFWKAFADKLKDIKQVFFSPDGIYYKINVSTLYNVEQNRYVFDEVEVINVTNSKDLLEKKSVASKNSYLIGNPKFNLELDTKDNEKPIEQRSIENLSQLEGAEREVKQICNFLSNAVTVTGADATEEFIKSLKNPRVLHIATHGYFKKGQYQSSTQAMLNAGLLFAGVVDYDRMEMRPLDKEDGKLTAFEVMNMELDSTELVVLSACETGLGQASKEGVYGLQRAFKVAGAQSIIMSLWKVNDEATQLLMTKFYENWQKKGMHKRKAFEAAQKEIRKQYKEPYYWGAFVMIE; encoded by the coding sequence ATGAAATTGCCCATTTTCTGTATTCTAACTTTTTCGATTTTATCTATTTTTGCCCAATCTTGGCAAAGTGCGTACGATAGCTGCTTAAAATATCAAGAGAAGCGTCAATACAAAAAAGCTGTAGAATGGGGTGATAAAGTATTAGAACTGTATGAAAAACAAGTTCAAGTAAAAGATACAAATTATAGCAATATCTTAAATGCACAGTTTGAAAACTGTTACTATGCAGGCTTATATAAACAAGGTGAGTTTTACGCCAAAAAAGATAGTGCTTGGACAAAGGAAAAGGATAAAGTAAGATACGGTTACTCCTGTAACAATTTAGCTTTGTTATACAAAGGTCAAGGCAAATATACTGAGGCTGAGGTATTATATAAAGAAGCAAAAGAAATTTTTGCCAAAGTGCTGGGAAAAGAACATCTAGATTATGCTATTTCTTGTAATAATTTGGCTGGGTTATACACAGATCAAGGCAAATATGCTGAGGCTGAACTGTTGTTCAAGGAAGCCAAAGAGATACGTGCCAAAGTACTAGGAAAAGAACATCCTGATTATGCCAATTCTTGTAATAATTTGGCTACATTATATCTGAATCAAGGCAAGCATGTTGAGGCTGAACTGTTATTCAAGGAAGCCAAAGAGATACGTGCCAAGGTGCTGGGAAAAGAAAATCCTAATTATGCTCAATCTTGTAATAATTTAGCTTTGTTATACCGAGTTCAAGGTAAATATGCTGAGTCTGAACTGTTATACAAAGAAGCGAGAGAGATACGCGCTAAAGTGCTAGGAAAAGAACATCCTGATTATGCTCAATCCTGTAATGGTTTGGCTACATTATATTATGCTCAAGGCAAATATGCTGAGGCTGAAGTGCTATACAAGGAATCTAAAGAGATACGTGCCAAAGTACTAGGAAAAGAACATACTGATTATATTTCTTCTTGTAATAATTTGGCTTTATTATACAAGGATCAAGGCAAATATGCCGATGCTGAACCGTTATTCAAAGAAGCGAAAGAGATTTGTGCCAGGGTGCTGGGAAAAGAACATCCACTTTATGCTACTTATTCTAGTAATTTAGCAGGGTTATACTATGCTCAAGACAAATATACTGATGCTGAACCATTATACAAAGAAGCGAAAGAGATTTGCATCAAAGTGCTAGGAAAGGAACATCCACTTTATGCTAATTCTTGCAATAATTTGGCTGCGTTATATCAAGTTCAGGGCAAATATGTTGACTCTGAACTATTATTCAAGGAAGCCAAAGAGATTCGTGCCAAGGTGCTGGGAAAAGAACATCCTGATTATGCTAATTCCTGTAATAATTTGGCTTCATTATATCAAACCCGAAATCAGTATGAAATAGCTGAAGCTTTATTTCTAGAAGCTATTCAAATCAAACTCAAAGAAATTGAAAGTAATTTCAAAATTCTTTCAGAAGAAGAAAAAGAAAAATATATTCAAGCGAATATAAATCGATACTTAAACAGCTTTCAAAATTTTGCTTTGAAAAGATACGCACAAAATCCTGTTATCACACAAGAGAGTTACAATCTAATTCTACAAACCAAAGGGCTTATTTTGCAAAGCACAGAAAAAATCAAAAACCGTATTTTGAATAGTAAAGATGAGGAACTTAAAAAACTATATGTAGAATGGAAACTAACTAAAGACAAATATGCTAAAGCCCAAAATTTAACCTATAATGAAAGAAAACAAAAGAAAATCAATTTAGACAGTTTGGCGCAGCAGGCTAATGAATTAGAAAAGCAACTTGCGTTAAAAAGCGAAGATTTTGCCTATACGTTTGTACCCAAACCTATCACTTGGAAAGATATTCAAAATAAACTGACAAAAAACCAAGCGGCAATTGAAATTGTGCAAGTAGAAGCCAACAAAGATAGTGTAGTCTATTTTGGATTATTGATAACTAAATGGAGTAAGTACCCTGAACTTATTTTGCTGCCCTACGGAAATATGCTAGAAAAACAATTTTTTATTAACTACTATCGCAGTACTCGGCATAAAATTTTAGACCCATACAGTTACAACGCTTTTTGGAAAGCTTTTGCAGACAAACTTAAAGATATCAAACAAGTTTTCTTTTCACCTGATGGGATTTATTACAAAATCAACGTTTCTACTTTATACAACGTAGAGCAGAATAGATACGTGTTTGATGAGGTAGAAGTGATAAATGTAACGAATAGCAAAGACCTTCTTGAAAAAAAAAGCGTTGCAAGCAAGAATAGCTATTTAATTGGCAATCCTAAATTTAATCTTGAATTAGATACAAAAGACAATGAAAAGCCCATTGAGCAGCGGAGCATAGAGAACTTATCTCAATTAGAAGGGGCAGAGCGGGAAGTTAAACAAATTTGTAATTTTTTGTCGAATGCGGTTACTGTAACAGGAGCAGATGCTACGGAGGAATTTATCAAGTCTTTGAAAAATCCGCGTGTTTTGCACATTGCTACGCATGGATATTTCAAGAAAGGGCAGTATCAGAGCTCTACCCAGGCAATGCTCAATGCAGGACTTTTGTTTGCAGGCGTAGTAGATTATGATAGGATGGAGATGCGTCCATTAGACAAGGAAGATGGGAAATTAACGGCGTTTGAAGTGATGAATATGGAGTTAGATAGTACGGAGTTGGTTGTGTTAAGTGCATGTGAAACGGGTTTAGGGCAAGCAAGTAAGGAAGGAGTTTATGGCTTACAGCGTGCTTTTAAGGTAGCGGGGGCGCAGAGCATCATCATGAGTTTGTGGAAAGTAAACGATGAAGCTACGCAGTTGTTGATGACCAAATTTTATGAAAATTGGCAAAAAAAGGGCATGCATAAGCGCAAAGCGTTTGAAGCAGCACAGAAAGAAATTCGCAAGCAGTATAAAGAGCCGTACTATTGGGGTGCTTTTGTGATGATTGAGTAA